A window from Leptothermofonsia sichuanensis E412 encodes these proteins:
- the frr gene encoding ribosome recycling factor, whose product MKLADVEDHMHKSVEATQRSFNTIRTGRANASLLDRVTVEYYGAPTPLKALASINTPDASTITIQPFDRSSLSLIEKAIQMSDLGLTPNNDGSIIRLNIPPLTSDRRKELVKLAAKFAEEGKVSIRNIRRDAVESVRKQEKNGDISEDEARDAQEKIQKLTDKYTAKVDELLAEKEKDITTV is encoded by the coding sequence GTGAAGTTAGCTGACGTTGAAGACCACATGCACAAGTCGGTTGAGGCTACTCAACGGTCTTTCAATACCATTCGCACTGGACGGGCAAATGCATCCCTGCTGGATCGGGTAACTGTGGAGTATTACGGTGCGCCGACTCCTCTTAAGGCTCTGGCCAGTATTAATACGCCCGACGCTTCGACCATTACCATTCAACCCTTTGACCGCAGTAGCCTGAGCCTGATCGAAAAAGCGATTCAAATGTCTGACCTGGGGTTGACTCCAAACAATGACGGATCCATCATTCGGTTAAATATTCCGCCATTGACCAGCGATCGCCGGAAAGAACTGGTGAAGCTGGCTGCCAAGTTTGCTGAAGAAGGCAAGGTTTCCATCCGCAATATTCGTCGGGATGCTGTTGAGTCGGTCCGTAAACAGGAAAAGAACGGCGACATTTCTGAAGATGAAGCACGGGACGCCCAGGAGAAAATTCAAAAGCTGACAGACAAGTACACTGCCAAAGTGGATGAGTTACTGGCTGAAAAAGAGAAGGACATTACGACCGTTTAA
- the speB gene encoding agmatinase produces the protein MSGLSVASFSVAMLVQTPVSDLPFLGSDFAVDYDCARAVILPIPYEATTTYRRGCENGPAAILDASQQVEVYDEELEREMWEVGIWTHGAIADTRHGHQVPAEEMLKVTQETVYKLVNDGKFVIALGGEHSITTGVVEGYRQAYPGEAFTVVQVDAHGDLRYEYEGSIHNHACIMRRVVDMGLPTLQIGIRSICKEEADLIKEKQLAVIRAREIATQPDWMERALASIQTPKVFITIDLDGIDPTLIPGVGTPEPGGLNWYALLTFLQQIFERHQVLGCDVMELAPITDSVVSEFTAAKLVYKLIGYQAMAKGW, from the coding sequence GTGTCAGGATTGAGTGTTGCTTCTTTTTCTGTTGCCATGCTGGTGCAAACGCCTGTTTCTGATTTGCCATTTCTTGGTAGTGACTTTGCCGTGGATTACGACTGCGCCCGTGCGGTCATTCTGCCCATCCCCTATGAAGCCACGACTACCTACCGGCGAGGGTGTGAGAATGGTCCCGCGGCGATTCTGGATGCCTCCCAACAGGTCGAGGTTTATGACGAAGAGCTTGAGCGGGAGATGTGGGAAGTGGGGATCTGGACCCATGGGGCGATCGCGGACACCCGTCATGGTCATCAAGTTCCTGCGGAAGAAATGCTGAAAGTGACCCAGGAAACTGTCTACAAGCTGGTCAACGACGGCAAGTTCGTCATTGCCCTGGGGGGAGAGCACAGTATTACCACGGGCGTCGTCGAAGGCTATCGGCAGGCTTACCCTGGTGAAGCGTTTACTGTTGTCCAGGTCGATGCCCACGGTGATTTGAGATACGAATATGAAGGGTCTATCCACAATCATGCCTGCATTATGCGGCGTGTGGTCGATATGGGTTTGCCCACTCTGCAAATCGGGATTCGCAGCATTTGTAAGGAAGAGGCAGATCTGATTAAGGAGAAACAACTGGCAGTCATCCGGGCACGGGAAATTGCCACCCAACCAGACTGGATGGAGCGTGCTTTAGCCTCCATTCAGACGCCAAAAGTGTTTATCACGATTGACCTGGATGGGATTGACCCCACCCTGATCCCTGGAGTGGGCACCCCCGAACCCGGTGGTTTGAACTGGTATGCACTGCTCACTTTCTTGCAACAGATCTTTGAACGTCATCAGGTGCTTGGGTGTGATGTGATGGAACTTGCCCCCATCACAGATTCCGTAGTCTCAGAGTTCACCGCCGCTAAATTGGTCTATAAACTTATTGGATATCAGGCAATGGCAAAGGGATGGTAG
- a CDS encoding IS5 family transposase, with amino-acid sequence MRSTIKGGSSPREAVLCSRHVQRPAASGRSQAGFSTKIHLRWDGNGLSITCLLSVGECHEVVVLEQLMEHGAVKRGGAGRPRLRPKRVSGDQGYSSGKIRRYLRRRGIRITISRKDNQRHRGRFDKALYRQRKQIERSFNPLKQFRPIAIRYEKQAENYLAMLTIASIILCLIVLKQTLAIL; translated from the coding sequence ATGCGTAGTACTATAAAAGGGGGATCTAGCCCCAGAGAAGCTGTTCTCTGCTCTCGACACGTTCAGCGACCAGCGGCATCAGGACGCTCTCAAGCTGGATTCAGTACCAAAATTCATCTGCGGTGGGATGGCAATGGACTCTCAATTACCTGCCTGCTGAGTGTGGGTGAATGCCATGAAGTCGTCGTGTTGGAACAACTCATGGAACACGGGGCTGTCAAGCGGGGTGGGGCAGGGCGACCTCGTCTGCGTCCCAAGCGAGTGAGTGGAGACCAAGGGTACAGTAGCGGCAAGATTCGACGCTATCTACGCCGACGAGGCATTCGCATCACCATTTCTCGTAAGGATAACCAGCGACACCGAGGTAGGTTTGACAAGGCTCTATACCGCCAGAGGAAACAGATTGAACGGTCTTTCAATCCTCTGAAGCAATTCCGTCCCATTGCCATCCGCTATGAGAAGCAAGCTGAAAACTACCTTGCCATGCTGACTATAGCCTCTATCATCCTGTGCCTTATAGTTTTAAAGCAGACCCTGGCCATTTTGTAG
- a CDS encoding IS630 family transposase (programmed frameshift) has protein sequence MPAPYSYDLRCKAIEAVKQGHRKVDVCRMFNISRHTLDLWLKREAETGDCRAMTGFQRGNRHKITDWPRFREFVKQHGDQTQARLATLWGDNVTQQDISRALRKIGFSRKKTYGYRERDDLKRQEFQERLRSKLPHQVVYVDEAGIDNRDVYPYGYCEVGERFYGLKSGKRTERVSWIAALRENSLFAPMTFAGSCNRDLVEMWLEECLVPQLRPGDVIVIDNASFHHSQTIEEIGTQAGCEIWYLPPYSPDLNPIEHWWFVLKNWMRQRWDEFDNLRDCVDAAFRECPNVTA, from the exons ATGCCCGCCCCCTACAGCTACGACTTGCGTTGCAAAGCGATTGAAGCCGTGAAACAAGGCCACCGCAAAGTTGATGTCTGTCGAATGTTCAACATCAGTCGCCATACCTTAGACCTGTGGTTGAAACGGGAAGCAGAAACGGGAGATTGCCGAGCGATGACTGGGTTTCAGCGCGGAAATCGGCATAAGATTACCGACTGGCCGCGCTTTCGTGAGTTTGTCAAGCAGCATGGGGATCAGACCCAAGCGAGACTGGCAACCCTGTGGGGGGATAATGTGACACAGCAGGACATCAGTCGAGCCTTGCGAAAGATTGGGTTTAGTCGA AAAAAGACCTATGGCTATCGGGAACGAGACGACCTGAAGCGACAGGAGTTTCAAGAGCGCTTGAGGAGTAAGCTGCCGCATCAGGTTGTCTATGTCGATGAAGCAGGCATTGATAATCGAGACGTGTATCCCTACGGCTACTGCGAGGTTGGAGAACGCTTCTATGGGCTTAAATCAGGAAAACGCACCGAACGAGTCAGTTGGATTGCTGCCTTACGAGAGAACAGCCTCTTTGCGCCAATGACCTTTGCTGGCTCGTGCAACCGGGATTTAGTGGAGATGTGGTTGGAGGAGTGCTTAGTCCCCCAACTGCGACCGGGAGATGTGATTGTGATTGACAATGCCAGTTTCCATCATTCTCAAACCATTGAAGAGATCGGGACTCAAGCAGGGTGTGAGATTTGGTATTTACCCCCTTATTCCCCAGACTTGAATCCGATTGAGCATTGGTGGTTTGTGCTCAAAAATTGGATGCGGCAACGCTGGGATGAGTTTGATAACTTGCGCGATTGTGTTGATGCTGCTTTTAGAGAATGCCCTAACGTGACTGCGTAG
- a CDS encoding transposase, which yields MFPSYRRGDLTNAQWEKLKPLLPPQKPLVGRPEQDHRTTTNGILWIDHTGAPRRELPERYGPWPTAGRFYRWRQTGVGSRIATTSGSRRQAQLGHPFCRWWCHPCASPAAGGYSPTQSR from the coding sequence ATTTTTCCCTCCTATCGTCGCGGCGACTTAACCAATGCTCAATGGGAGAAATTGAAACCACTGTTACCACCGCAAAAGCCCCTGGTCGGACGTCCTGAGCAGGACCATCGAACCACGACCAATGGCATCTTGTGGATTGATCACACTGGAGCACCGCGGCGAGAGTTACCCGAACGCTATGGACCGTGGCCAACCGCCGGACGCTTTTACCGTTGGCGTCAAACGGGAGTAGGGTCACGGATTGCAACAACCAGCGGATCACGAAGGCAAGCTCAACTGGGACATCCATTTTGTCGATGGTGGTGTCATCCATGCGCATCACCTGCTGCTGGGGGCTATAGCCCTACGCAGTCACGTTAG
- the rpmI gene encoding 50S ribosomal protein L35: MPKLKSRKSAAKRFRASGTGKVMRRKTFRSHLLEHKSASRKRRLAGMAVVDERDVDNVRLMLPYL, from the coding sequence ATGCCTAAGCTAAAAAGCCGCAAATCTGCTGCTAAACGCTTCAGAGCAAGCGGTACCGGAAAAGTAATGCGTCGTAAGACTTTTAGAAGTCACCTGCTGGAGCATAAGAGCGCTTCTCGGAAGCGTCGGCTTGCAGGGATGGCCGTTGTAGATGAGCGGGACGTGGACAACGTCCGTTTGATGCTCCCTTACCTTTAG
- a CDS encoding c-type heme family protein gives MLKKLKLSRKFNVLLLAVFFGAVILSGIAFSAILNYNAEREVTAKANLLLQTMLSVRDYTLTQVNPELAPRLETEKQFLPQTVPGYSAREVMEGLRKNQLYSDFFYKEAALNPTNLRDKADSFETALVEQFRQNPNLKELTGYRSSPAGDLFYIARPIQITKDKESCLRCHSTPEAAPRSQIETYGRTNGFGWKLNEIVGAQIISVPASGIINSARQSIFVFVGILATAFAVTMLVINWLLRKTVIRPLNKMARAANEVSMGNMDASFEQDSEDEIGNLSEAFNRMKTSLIMAMKMLGRGE, from the coding sequence ATGCTCAAAAAGCTTAAACTCAGTCGAAAGTTCAACGTGTTGTTGCTGGCAGTGTTTTTCGGTGCCGTCATCTTGAGTGGCATTGCCTTTTCAGCAATCCTGAACTACAACGCAGAACGCGAGGTGACTGCAAAAGCTAATTTGCTGCTGCAAACCATGCTCTCTGTGCGGGACTATACGCTGACCCAGGTCAACCCAGAACTTGCTCCCAGGCTGGAAACGGAGAAACAATTCTTGCCCCAGACGGTACCTGGCTATTCTGCCCGGGAAGTGATGGAAGGGCTGCGTAAAAACCAGTTGTATTCCGACTTTTTCTATAAGGAAGCCGCCCTGAACCCAACCAATCTGCGAGACAAGGCAGACAGCTTTGAAACCGCATTAGTTGAACAGTTCCGCCAGAATCCGAATCTGAAGGAACTGACGGGTTATCGTTCCTCACCTGCTGGCGATCTGTTTTACATTGCCCGACCGATTCAAATTACAAAAGATAAAGAAAGCTGTTTGCGTTGCCACAGCACTCCTGAGGCGGCACCCAGGAGTCAGATCGAAACCTATGGCCGCACCAATGGGTTTGGCTGGAAATTAAACGAAATTGTGGGTGCTCAGATTATTTCGGTCCCGGCCAGCGGCATTATCAACAGTGCGCGTCAGTCAATTTTCGTGTTTGTGGGGATTCTGGCAACCGCGTTCGCCGTTACGATGCTGGTGATCAACTGGCTGTTGAGAAAGACGGTCATCCGCCCGCTGAATAAAATGGCGAGAGCCGCAAACGAAGTCAGTATGGGTAATATGGATGCCAGTTTTGAACAGGACTCAGAAGACGAGATTGGCAATCTTTCTGAGGCGTTCAATCGGATGAAGACCAGCCTGATCATGGCAATGAAAATGCTGGGGCGAGGCGAGTAG
- a CDS encoding tetratricopeptide repeat protein — protein MQDSFPVVYVSLLLVLLSVAAWVVFRQIIKTRRVESALNRLQSKLTKEKGTAQEYYELGSIYLDKKIYAQAISLFQKSLKAEDLTEPDSALVYNALGFAYFAQEQYDLAIRQYKEALKVQPNYITALNNIGHAYERKQLTAQALEAYDQVLAIEPKNATAKRRADSLRKRLIPSAQARG, from the coding sequence ATGCAAGATTCATTTCCAGTAGTTTATGTCTCTTTATTGCTGGTGCTGTTGTCCGTGGCAGCCTGGGTGGTTTTTCGGCAAATTATTAAGACCCGGCGAGTGGAAAGTGCGCTCAATCGGTTGCAATCAAAGTTGACGAAGGAGAAAGGAACAGCTCAAGAGTATTACGAACTAGGTAGTATTTATCTAGACAAGAAAATTTATGCTCAGGCGATTTCCCTCTTTCAGAAATCACTGAAGGCAGAGGACTTAACAGAGCCAGATAGCGCGCTGGTTTACAATGCCCTGGGATTTGCCTATTTTGCTCAGGAGCAGTACGACCTGGCAATTCGCCAGTACAAAGAGGCGCTGAAAGTTCAACCCAACTACATTACGGCACTCAATAATATCGGTCATGCCTATGAGCGCAAGCAACTGACCGCCCAGGCTCTGGAGGCATACGACCAGGTACTGGCCATTGAACCCAAAAACGCTACGGCTAAACGTCGGGCAGATTCGCTTAGAAAGCGGCTGATCCCTTCTGCTCAGGCGCGTGGATGA
- the pyrH gene encoding UMP kinase, with protein sequence MGLTYQRVLLKLSGEALMGDLSYGIDPTIVQDIAQEVADVAASGVQVAIVVGGGNIFRGVKGAASGMDRATADYIGMIATVMNAMTLQDALERMGVPTRVQTAISMQEVAEPYIRRRAIRHLEKGRVVIFGAGSGNPFFTTDTTAALRAAEIGADVLFKATKVDGVYDSDPRTNPQARRFQTLTYGHILTQDLRVMDSTAISLCKDNNIPIIVFDLSVKGNVRRAVMGEQIGTLVGGFCEVS encoded by the coding sequence ATGGGATTAACTTACCAGCGGGTTCTGCTAAAGCTAAGCGGTGAAGCCCTGATGGGCGATCTCTCCTATGGCATCGACCCAACTATCGTTCAAGATATTGCTCAAGAAGTAGCCGATGTTGCTGCCAGCGGTGTTCAAGTTGCGATTGTGGTGGGTGGTGGTAACATCTTTCGGGGGGTGAAAGGTGCGGCTTCTGGGATGGATCGGGCAACCGCTGACTACATTGGTATGATTGCCACCGTCATGAATGCCATGACTCTCCAGGATGCCCTGGAACGAATGGGAGTCCCAACCCGGGTTCAGACTGCGATTTCCATGCAAGAAGTGGCAGAGCCTTATATCCGGCGACGAGCCATCCGCCATCTGGAGAAGGGGCGCGTAGTTATTTTTGGGGCAGGCTCCGGTAATCCCTTTTTTACTACAGATACGACGGCTGCTCTGCGGGCGGCTGAAATTGGCGCTGATGTCCTGTTTAAAGCAACCAAAGTAGACGGTGTTTACGATTCTGACCCACGGACAAATCCCCAGGCTCGTCGGTTCCAAACACTTACCTATGGACATATTTTGACCCAGGATCTGCGAGTTATGGACAGTACTGCCATATCCTTATGTAAGGACAATAATATTCCTATTATCGTGTTTGACCTCTCAGTTAAAGGGAACGTGCGTCGAGCCGTGATGGGAGAACAGATTGGAACGCTTGTCGGAGGTTTTTGTGAAGTTAGCTGA
- the rplT gene encoding 50S ribosomal protein L20, which produces MARVKRGNVARKRRKKILKLAKGFRGSHHRLFRTANQQVMKALRYAYADRRKRKRDFRRLWITRINAAARQHGMSYSQLMGGLKKANIQLNRKMLAQMAVLDPAGFDQVLQVVSQGAKSGAKSAA; this is translated from the coding sequence ATGGCAAGGGTAAAGCGCGGCAATGTGGCTCGTAAACGCCGCAAGAAAATTTTGAAGCTGGCAAAGGGGTTCAGGGGTTCTCATCATCGCCTGTTTCGGACAGCCAATCAGCAGGTGATGAAAGCACTGCGCTATGCCTATGCCGATCGCCGCAAGCGCAAGCGTGACTTTCGCCGACTTTGGATTACTCGCATCAATGCCGCCGCTCGTCAGCACGGCATGAGTTACAGTCAACTGATGGGTGGTTTGAAGAAGGCAAACATTCAGCTCAACCGTAAGATGCTGGCACAGATGGCGGTTCTTGACCCGGCAGGGTTTGACCAGGTCTTGCAGGTTGTCAGTCAAGGTGCAAAATCAGGTGCAAAATCAGCCGCTTAA
- a CDS encoding phosphate/phosphite/phosphonate ABC transporter substrate-binding protein: MPPMISRRSLLINSLLLVAGCAASQSNTSEKLGRLVIGVVAYGEEAGSLDKYQRFVQFLETKLKTLIEVEPAYNEVKAMEQIQRQVWSLVFAPPGLAAIAIARASYLPLYPLQGLNNLASVLVVRKESPIQKLPDVTGQPVALGQPGSATGYYVPLYELYGTTPSEVRIAPTPSTVLEWVAKGEVAVGALAKEEYERFRAEFKPAEFRILFTSRRIPAGSVLISPQIERNQQRAIQQAMNDVVPAIAQEVGYIPNAQPPDYKTLITFIEKVKPIEARLHQKPTPLYQ, from the coding sequence ATGCCACCGATGATCTCTCGTCGCTCTTTACTGATCAACAGCCTGCTTTTGGTGGCAGGCTGCGCTGCTTCTCAATCCAACACTTCTGAAAAACTGGGACGGTTAGTCATCGGGGTGGTTGCCTATGGAGAGGAGGCAGGTTCACTAGATAAATACCAGCGTTTTGTCCAATTTCTGGAAACCAAACTAAAAACTTTAATCGAAGTGGAGCCTGCCTATAACGAAGTGAAGGCAATGGAGCAAATCCAACGCCAGGTGTGGTCACTGGTGTTTGCACCGCCTGGACTGGCTGCGATCGCCATCGCCAGAGCCAGCTATCTTCCCCTGTATCCTCTTCAGGGTTTGAATAACCTGGCTTCTGTCCTGGTGGTACGGAAAGAAAGTCCCATTCAAAAACTTCCAGATGTCACAGGTCAGCCAGTTGCCCTGGGGCAGCCTGGTTCTGCAACAGGCTATTATGTTCCCCTCTATGAGCTGTATGGCACTACTCCCTCAGAAGTGAGAATTGCCCCCACTCCCAGTACCGTTTTAGAGTGGGTGGCCAAGGGAGAAGTTGCTGTAGGTGCTCTGGCAAAGGAAGAGTACGAGCGCTTCCGGGCTGAGTTCAAACCTGCTGAGTTTCGCATTCTGTTCACCAGCCGCCGCATTCCGGCTGGCTCTGTGCTCATCAGCCCACAAATAGAACGTAATCAGCAGCGTGCTATTCAGCAGGCGATGAACGACGTTGTTCCTGCGATCGCTCAGGAAGTTGGCTACATTCCCAATGCTCAGCCTCCCGATTACAAGACCTTGATTACCTTCATTGAAAAGGTGAAACCGATTGAAGCCCGGCTTCATCAAAAGCCTACACCGCTTTATCAGTAG
- a CDS encoding thioredoxin family protein, whose translation MGTLIGGYAPDFEIPGIDGSVHHLARYLERFRAVGVVFMCNHCPYVRLYLDRLKQIQAEFQDQGFTLIGINSNDATQFPDDSYENMKRFASDNQLNFPYLRDETQDVAQTFGAKKTPHVFLLNREGVLCYSGCIDDSPNDAGMVQVNYLREAIAKILNGESITPTSTDPVGCSVKWRM comes from the coding sequence ATGGGTACTTTGATTGGCGGATACGCTCCAGACTTTGAAATACCAGGAATTGATGGTTCGGTCCATCACCTCGCCCGCTATCTGGAACGGTTTCGAGCGGTGGGCGTTGTGTTTATGTGCAATCACTGCCCCTATGTGCGGCTCTATCTCGATCGCCTGAAGCAGATCCAGGCAGAGTTTCAAGACCAGGGGTTTACCCTGATCGGAATTAACTCCAATGATGCGACGCAATTTCCTGACGATAGTTATGAAAACATGAAGCGTTTTGCATCGGATAATCAGTTGAACTTTCCTTACCTGCGAGACGAGACTCAGGATGTTGCCCAGACCTTTGGCGCTAAAAAAACACCCCATGTCTTTCTTTTAAACCGGGAGGGAGTGCTTTGCTATAGCGGGTGCATTGATGACAGCCCAAATGATGCAGGCATGGTACAGGTTAATTACTTACGGGAGGCGATCGCCAAAATCCTGAACGGAGAATCGATTACTCCCACCAGTACAGACCCGGTCGGCTGCTCCGTAAAGTGGCGGATGTAA
- a CDS encoding alpha/beta fold hydrolase encodes MAVTTSTESTAIATQTWIWQGFPITYQTQGSEGPAVVMVHGFGASLYHWRKNLPVLASTCRVYALDLIGFGGAAKPAPGPLKPGEQVEYTFETWGQQIVDFCREVVREPAFLVANSIGCIAIMQAAVDNPDIARGVALLNCTLRLLHDRRRATQPWFKRLGAPLLQRILRQKRIGKAFFNQIARAETVRKILLKAYACKDAVTDELVDLLLAPARDAGAAEVFLAFTGYSQGPLPEDLLEALPCPALILWGEDDPWEPIALGREFIKFPQVKEFIPLAGVGHCPQDEAPEQVNPILQEWILGQG; translated from the coding sequence ATGGCTGTAACAACTTCGACTGAGAGCACTGCGATCGCCACCCAAACCTGGATCTGGCAGGGGTTTCCAATTACTTACCAGACTCAGGGAAGTGAGGGACCTGCCGTAGTCATGGTGCATGGTTTTGGGGCTTCCCTCTACCACTGGCGCAAAAATCTGCCAGTGCTGGCATCCACCTGCCGAGTGTATGCTCTGGATCTGATTGGGTTTGGAGGGGCGGCAAAACCGGCTCCGGGTCCGCTGAAACCGGGTGAACAGGTGGAATACACCTTTGAAACCTGGGGACAGCAAATCGTTGACTTCTGCCGGGAAGTAGTGAGGGAGCCTGCCTTTCTGGTTGCCAATTCCATTGGCTGCATTGCCATCATGCAGGCGGCGGTGGATAACCCGGATATTGCCCGTGGAGTTGCTCTGCTCAACTGCACCCTGCGGCTATTGCACGATCGCCGCCGCGCCACCCAGCCCTGGTTTAAACGCCTGGGTGCCCCCTTACTCCAGCGGATTCTGAGGCAGAAGCGAATTGGTAAAGCCTTCTTTAACCAGATTGCCCGGGCTGAAACCGTTCGCAAGATTTTGCTGAAGGCATACGCCTGCAAAGATGCCGTCACCGACGAACTGGTTGACCTGTTGCTGGCACCAGCAAGGGATGCTGGCGCGGCGGAAGTGTTTCTGGCATTTACGGGCTACTCCCAGGGACCTTTACCAGAGGATTTGTTGGAAGCGTTGCCCTGTCCAGCTCTAATTTTGTGGGGAGAGGATGATCCCTGGGAACCGATCGCCCTGGGGCGGGAGTTTATTAAATTTCCTCAAGTGAAAGAATTTATTCCCCTGGCGGGCGTGGGGCACTGCCCCCAGGATGAAGCGCCAGAGCAAGTCAATCCCATCTTGCAGGAATGGATTTTGGGACAGGGGTAG
- a CDS encoding transporter substrate-binding domain-containing protein yields the protein MSSLFLSLASQSFAICLVGMSLLTSPFALSRDLKTIQAQGQLRVAVKDNLIPLGFRGSDGQLQGLEIEIAQRLSQELLGRPDGLILVPVLNQERIGAVLDGRVDIAIARVTMTPVRSRVVAFSIPYYRDGTALITQNPAIQTSLDITNQAIAVLDNSSTIPLIRNRLPQARLIGVPSYEAARSLLERGDAIAFAADASVLSGWVQKHPQYRLLTPTLSVEPLCIVLPKGLQYDELRQRINQILTRWQAEGWLKERAVHWGLP from the coding sequence ATGTCCAGTCTTTTTCTATCGTTGGCAAGTCAGAGTTTTGCCATTTGCCTGGTGGGGATGTCTTTGTTGACATCCCCTTTTGCGCTGTCCAGAGACTTGAAAACGATTCAGGCGCAGGGACAACTGCGGGTAGCGGTCAAGGATAATTTGATCCCCTTAGGCTTCCGGGGATCGGATGGGCAATTGCAGGGACTGGAAATTGAGATTGCCCAACGGTTATCTCAGGAATTGCTGGGGCGACCCGATGGATTAATACTGGTGCCTGTTCTAAATCAGGAGCGAATTGGAGCCGTTCTGGATGGTCGGGTAGACATTGCCATTGCCAGAGTCACCATGACCCCAGTGAGATCGCGGGTTGTTGCGTTCAGCATCCCCTACTACCGGGACGGTACAGCGCTGATTACTCAAAATCCAGCTATACAAACCTCGCTGGATATCACCAATCAGGCGATCGCGGTATTAGACAACTCCAGTACGATTCCTCTGATTCGTAACCGTTTACCTCAGGCACGGTTGATTGGGGTTCCTTCCTACGAGGCTGCCCGCTCCCTGTTGGAAAGGGGGGATGCGATCGCGTTTGCTGCCGATGCCAGTGTTTTAAGCGGTTGGGTACAGAAACATCCTCAATACCGGCTGCTCACCCCCACCCTGTCCGTAGAACCCCTCTGCATTGTTCTACCTAAAGGACTCCAGTATGACGAACTGCGACAGCGAATCAATCAGATCCTGACTCGCTGGCAGGCAGAAGGTTGGTTGAAGGAACGGGCAGTTCATTGGGGACTGCCCTAG
- a CDS encoding adenylate/guanylate cyclase domain-containing protein — MGTEHDQQSLQGHRTLAAIVFSDVVNYSGRMSQNEEHTLRLVQRDLELMTRFCEQYEGRVLKFTGDGLLMYFTSAVQAVACALEVQKTIAARAADLPEEDVLQHRIGIHLGDVFVSPTDVMGDGVNIAARLQSEAEPGGVCLSQIVYDVVKKRLALQATYLGPRELKHIQEAVPIYQIVLAAQKKTTTTLNSELERTLNESAGVEIENVPPEAGEKSVTGFTLADEIGKSLERLLMEAIGPIAPVVLQQTLEQVESYQGLIEQLVNRLPDHLRKPFRERAERLAQVESDRPIIQPSQPVPQDTVVVPATTSAIAPEFVRQCELELTKVIGPIAPLIVQRILSQQKDLSPNQLMDTLVAHVPDPEAGESFRRKLQAW; from the coding sequence ATGGGTACAGAGCACGATCAGCAATCTCTCCAGGGACACCGAACGCTTGCCGCGATCGTCTTTTCTGACGTGGTCAATTACAGTGGCAGGATGTCTCAGAATGAAGAGCACACGCTCAGATTAGTTCAGCGTGACCTGGAACTCATGACCCGCTTTTGTGAACAGTATGAGGGGCGGGTGTTGAAGTTTACGGGAGATGGTCTGCTGATGTATTTTACGAGTGCAGTCCAGGCAGTTGCCTGTGCCCTGGAAGTACAGAAGACGATCGCAGCCAGAGCCGCCGATTTACCGGAAGAAGACGTTTTACAACACCGGATTGGGATTCACCTGGGAGATGTGTTTGTCAGTCCCACGGATGTTATGGGCGATGGGGTGAATATTGCTGCCCGGCTGCAATCTGAGGCAGAACCGGGAGGGGTTTGCCTCTCCCAAATTGTGTATGACGTGGTCAAAAAGCGGCTGGCATTGCAGGCAACCTATCTGGGACCACGGGAACTCAAGCATATCCAGGAAGCGGTTCCAATTTACCAGATTGTTCTGGCAGCGCAAAAAAAGACTACAACAACGTTAAACAGTGAGTTAGAAAGAACCCTGAACGAATCGGCTGGGGTAGAGATAGAGAATGTGCCGCCTGAGGCAGGGGAGAAGAGTGTTACGGGGTTTACGCTGGCAGATGAGATCGGGAAATCTCTGGAGCGTTTGTTAATGGAAGCCATTGGTCCGATCGCTCCTGTGGTATTGCAGCAGACACTGGAACAGGTAGAGAGCTACCAGGGGTTGATAGAACAGTTGGTGAATCGACTCCCGGATCATCTGCGGAAACCCTTTCGAGAACGGGCTGAACGACTGGCTCAGGTAGAGAGCGATCGCCCGATTATCCAACCTTCTCAGCCAGTGCCCCAGGACACAGTAGTGGTTCCTGCAACAACGAGTGCGATCGCTCCCGAATTTGTCAGGCAGTGTGAACTGGAACTGACAAAAGTCATTGGACCGATCGCCCCTCTCATCGTTCAGCGAATATTGTCCCAGCAGAAAGATTTATCTCCTAACCAGTTAATGGATACACTGGTCGCTCATGTGCCAGATCCCGAAGCGGGGGAATCTTTCCGTCGCAAACTACAGGCTTGGTAG